One Brassica napus cultivar Da-Ae chromosome C4, Da-Ae, whole genome shotgun sequence genomic region harbors:
- the LOC106450191 gene encoding uncharacterized protein LOC106450191 isoform X1, producing MAASSQVEIASLRSNFGCLLRDNNRRNNNDDVIVKKNLNAQVKSPVISDKNSQNRVGSWKGNKPRKKNKSRLGSPEKQRNHFSDRTKPLKRGASSLVQIWEARLSPSNGGNSPIHGQETERSVGASVREETNLSAPSIDGESESENESRDHDPTVEIESETLHSVPDSGESKWGRVAEIIRRLKLTAGDNVGAVAKTYLPEKSIFPVVSSPRLRGRQAFSDLLARLERDRHLELDSLLERNAVSKFPQRGRLQSMLRLRSLKRGLVIQDRHRSSAKSPDLNRLEHGPTVLHLRERFGANATSSTERSSLPNRKTEEAMLCKKETESNLSCLHMQEIILPEALSRNSDNNSPSTSVTHRESQIMENMVESGTQGSQETPFLEKQETSYIWEEEEECENEQSCYGEMSYDWFTEISRPRTYWEDLRQSRYLQVMNSRSDKDDICRLLERRTVSDFLQSGLREKIDKFIMSRVQTHPIQRIHQAGKEEQNCDVSEEEDDLSQTSSQLFASSPAGSWSSQDTGVTSTPDLLPLHNLQTNEMEIISEMRSQILHLQLEMSELRDSVKTCLDVNASLQKSIHRENPLKRKCCVCNETQVDTLLYRCGHMCTCLRCANELQCNGGKCPICYAKILDVVRVFVDSRT from the exons ATGGCAGCGTCTTCTCAGGTAGAGATCGCGTCTCTGCGATCTAACTTCGGGTGTCTCCTCAGAGATAACAACCGAAGAAACAACAACGATGACGTCATTGTCAAGAAGAATCTGAACGCACAAGTGAAATCTCCAGTTATCTCCGACAAGAACTCGCAGAACAGAGTCGGTTCTTGGAAAGGAAACAAGCcgagaaagaagaacaaaagCCGTCTTGGATCGCCGGAGAAACAACGTAACCACTTTTCCGACAGGACTAAACCTTTGAAGAGAGGAGCTTCTTCTCTCGTGCAGATATGGGAGGCACGGCTGAGTCCATCCAACGGCGGAAACTCGCCGATCCACGGCCAAGAAACAGAGAGAAGTGTTGGAGCGAGCGTTCGTGAAGAAACCAACCTTTCGGCTCCCTCCATCGACGGCGAATCTGAATCGGAGAACGAGTCGAGGGATCATGATCCAACGGTGGAGATCGAATCCGAGACTCTCCACTCGGTTCCTGACTCGGGAGAGAGCAAATGGGGAAGAGTCGCTGAGATTATCCGGAGACTGAAGCTCACCGCCGGCGACAATGTCGGTGCAGTTGCGAAAACTTATTTGCCGGAGAAAAGTATTTTTCCGGTGGTTTCTTCGCCGCGACTCCGAGGACGGCAAGCGTTCTCCGATTTGCTTGCGCGTCTGGAACGGGACCGTCACCTGGAACTGGATTCGCTTCTTGAACGCAACGCAGTTTCTAAATTTCCTCAACGCGGTCGCCTCCAG TCAATGTTGCGGCTAAGGAGTCTCAAACGCGGCCTAGTGATTCAAGATCGTCATCGGTCTAGCGcaaaatcacctgatttgaatcgCCTGGAACATGGCCCTACAGTTCTCCACCTAAG GGAAAGATTTGGGGCAAACGCTACTTCTTCTACGGAGCGGTCAAGCCTTCCAAACCGCAAGACAGAGGAGGCAATGCTATGTAAGAAAGAAACTGAATCAAATTTGAGTTGCCTTCATATGCAAGAAATCATATTACCAGAAGCCTTGAGCAGAAATTCTGATAACAATAGCCCCAGCACCAGCGTGACTCATCGAGAATCACAGATTATGGAGAACATGGTAGAAAGCGGTACGCAGGGGAGTCAAGAAACACCATTCCTTGAGAAACAAGAAACCTCATATATatgggaagaggaagaagagtgtGAGAATGAACAGTCTTGTTATGGAGAAATGAGCTACGATTGGTTTACAGAAATATCTCGGCCTCGGACTTACTGGGAAGATCTGAGGCAATCGCGGTATCTACAAGTGATGAACTCCCGATCTGACAAAGATGATATATGCAGACTCCTTGAGAg AAGAACGGTTTCTGATTTCCTTCAGAGCGGATTGCGAGAGAAGATCGATAAGTTCATAATGTCCCGTGTACAGACACATCCTATTCAGCGTATTCACCAAGCTGGTAAAGAGGAACAAAACTGTGACGTaagcgaagaagaagatgacttGAGCCAGACGTCATCGCAGCTATTTGCATCATCACCGGCAGGTTCATGGAGTTCTCAGGATACAGGAGTTACTTCCACTCCTGACTTATTACCTTTGCACAACCTTCAGACAAAT GAGATGGAGATTATAAGCGAAATGAGATCACAGATCTTACACCTACAGCTAGAAATGTCGGAGCTACGAGACTCTGTCAAAACGTGTTTGGACGTAAACGCTAGCCTTCAAAAGTCAATTCACCGTGAAAATCCACTGAAACGTAAATGCTGCGTTTGTAACGAGACGCAAGTTGATACACTTCTATACAG GTGCGGCCACATGTGCACATGCCTTAGATGCGCAAACGAACTACAATGTAATGGCGGCAAGTGTCCGATTTGTTATGCTAAGATCCTTGACGTTGTCCGTGTCTTCGTCGATTCAAGGacctaa
- the LOC106450191 gene encoding uncharacterized protein LOC106450191 isoform X2 — MAASSQVEIASLRSNFGCLLRDNNRRNNNDDVIVKKNLNAQVKSPVISDKNSQNRVGSWKGNKPRKKNKSRLGSPEKQRNHFSDRTKPLKRGASSLVQIWEARLSPSNGGNSPIHGQETERSVGASVREETNLSAPSIDGESESENESRDHDPTVEIESETLHSVPDSGESKWGRVAEIIRRLKLTAGDNVGAVAKTYLPEKSIFPVVSSPRLRGRQAFSDLLARLERDRHLELDSLLERNAVSKFPQRGRLQSMLRLRSLKRGLVIQDRHRSSAKSPDLNRLEHGPTVLHLRERFGANATSSTERSSLPNRKTEEAMLCKKETESNLSCLHMQEIILPEALSRNSDNNSPSTSVTHRESQIMENMVESGTQGSQETPFLEKQETSYIWEEEEECENEQSCYGEMSYDWFTEISRPRTYWEDLRQSRYLQVMNSRSDKDDICRLLERTVSDFLQSGLREKIDKFIMSRVQTHPIQRIHQAGKEEQNCDVSEEEDDLSQTSSQLFASSPAGSWSSQDTGVTSTPDLLPLHNLQTNEMEIISEMRSQILHLQLEMSELRDSVKTCLDVNASLQKSIHRENPLKRKCCVCNETQVDTLLYRCGHMCTCLRCANELQCNGGKCPICYAKILDVVRVFVDSRT, encoded by the exons ATGGCAGCGTCTTCTCAGGTAGAGATCGCGTCTCTGCGATCTAACTTCGGGTGTCTCCTCAGAGATAACAACCGAAGAAACAACAACGATGACGTCATTGTCAAGAAGAATCTGAACGCACAAGTGAAATCTCCAGTTATCTCCGACAAGAACTCGCAGAACAGAGTCGGTTCTTGGAAAGGAAACAAGCcgagaaagaagaacaaaagCCGTCTTGGATCGCCGGAGAAACAACGTAACCACTTTTCCGACAGGACTAAACCTTTGAAGAGAGGAGCTTCTTCTCTCGTGCAGATATGGGAGGCACGGCTGAGTCCATCCAACGGCGGAAACTCGCCGATCCACGGCCAAGAAACAGAGAGAAGTGTTGGAGCGAGCGTTCGTGAAGAAACCAACCTTTCGGCTCCCTCCATCGACGGCGAATCTGAATCGGAGAACGAGTCGAGGGATCATGATCCAACGGTGGAGATCGAATCCGAGACTCTCCACTCGGTTCCTGACTCGGGAGAGAGCAAATGGGGAAGAGTCGCTGAGATTATCCGGAGACTGAAGCTCACCGCCGGCGACAATGTCGGTGCAGTTGCGAAAACTTATTTGCCGGAGAAAAGTATTTTTCCGGTGGTTTCTTCGCCGCGACTCCGAGGACGGCAAGCGTTCTCCGATTTGCTTGCGCGTCTGGAACGGGACCGTCACCTGGAACTGGATTCGCTTCTTGAACGCAACGCAGTTTCTAAATTTCCTCAACGCGGTCGCCTCCAG TCAATGTTGCGGCTAAGGAGTCTCAAACGCGGCCTAGTGATTCAAGATCGTCATCGGTCTAGCGcaaaatcacctgatttgaatcgCCTGGAACATGGCCCTACAGTTCTCCACCTAAG GGAAAGATTTGGGGCAAACGCTACTTCTTCTACGGAGCGGTCAAGCCTTCCAAACCGCAAGACAGAGGAGGCAATGCTATGTAAGAAAGAAACTGAATCAAATTTGAGTTGCCTTCATATGCAAGAAATCATATTACCAGAAGCCTTGAGCAGAAATTCTGATAACAATAGCCCCAGCACCAGCGTGACTCATCGAGAATCACAGATTATGGAGAACATGGTAGAAAGCGGTACGCAGGGGAGTCAAGAAACACCATTCCTTGAGAAACAAGAAACCTCATATATatgggaagaggaagaagagtgtGAGAATGAACAGTCTTGTTATGGAGAAATGAGCTACGATTGGTTTACAGAAATATCTCGGCCTCGGACTTACTGGGAAGATCTGAGGCAATCGCGGTATCTACAAGTGATGAACTCCCGATCTGACAAAGATGATATATGCAGACTCCTTGAGAg AACGGTTTCTGATTTCCTTCAGAGCGGATTGCGAGAGAAGATCGATAAGTTCATAATGTCCCGTGTACAGACACATCCTATTCAGCGTATTCACCAAGCTGGTAAAGAGGAACAAAACTGTGACGTaagcgaagaagaagatgacttGAGCCAGACGTCATCGCAGCTATTTGCATCATCACCGGCAGGTTCATGGAGTTCTCAGGATACAGGAGTTACTTCCACTCCTGACTTATTACCTTTGCACAACCTTCAGACAAAT GAGATGGAGATTATAAGCGAAATGAGATCACAGATCTTACACCTACAGCTAGAAATGTCGGAGCTACGAGACTCTGTCAAAACGTGTTTGGACGTAAACGCTAGCCTTCAAAAGTCAATTCACCGTGAAAATCCACTGAAACGTAAATGCTGCGTTTGTAACGAGACGCAAGTTGATACACTTCTATACAG GTGCGGCCACATGTGCACATGCCTTAGATGCGCAAACGAACTACAATGTAATGGCGGCAAGTGTCCGATTTGTTATGCTAAGATCCTTGACGTTGTCCGTGTCTTCGTCGATTCAAGGacctaa
- the LOC106450190 gene encoding uncharacterized protein LOC106450190 translates to MSPPALIVFEDGLTNKWSNDEWQSLSVSPGENPNPSSNFHFLAKNAALQNQLRVSRPSVKDESFRIVLPMAMSPPRDTAVPLPVLPQPMMKQRKKLGHQETMFSEEEEEDFKCSAFCLSLPGFGKQKPLRSPKSEDSPIKKKTIKASSFSNSAVSLSASLEKFECGSWASTSALARENGRLYFDLPVEMIKCGSGGGGDVQEPVSLGFFFDKETGSPALRSVLKTSLSVRQQRGSVEMSPQRRVRFSTTSSVSCPTSPRSCITPRLLKARDDFNTFLAAQNA, encoded by the coding sequence ATGTCTCCTCCAGCGTTGATTGTGTTTGAAGATGGTCTAACCAACAAATGGAGCAACGACGAGTGGCAGAGTCTCAGCGTTTCTCCCGGagaaaaccctaaccctagctcTAATTTCCATTTCTTGGCGAAGAATGCAGCTCTCCAGAACCAGCTGAGAGTTTCCCGCCCATCTGTAAAAGATGAAAGCTTCAGAATTGTCTTACCTATGGCGATGTCTCCTCCAAGAGACACCGCCGTGCCGTTACCTGTTCTTCCCCAGCCGATGATGAAGCAACGGAAGAAGCTTGGCCACCAAGAAACCATGttttctgaagaagaagaagaagatttcaAGTGCAGTGCCTTCTGTTTATCTCTCCCTGGTTTTGGGAAGCAGAAACCTCTTAGGTCACCAAAAAGTGAGGATTCTCCTATAAAGAAGAAAACGATCAAAGCGTCATCGTTCTCAAACTCTGCTGTCTCGCTAAGTGCCTCGCTTGAGAAATTCGAGTGTGGCTCATGGGCTTCAACGAGTGCTCTGGCTCGAGAAAACGGTCGTTTGTACTTCGATCTGCCGGTGGAGATGATCAAATGTGGGAGCGGGGGCGGCGGAGATGTGCAAGAGCCGGTGAGTTTAGGTTTCTTCTTCGACAAGGAAACAGGAAGTCCGGCTTTGAGAAGCGTTCTAAAGACTTCTTTGTCGGTAAGGCAACAAAGAGGTTCGGTTGAGATGTCACCGCAACGCCGTGTTAGGTTTTCGACCACGTCCTCTGTTTCATGCCCGACATCACCAAGATCGTGTATCACCCCGCGGCTGCTTAAAGCTAGAGATGACTTCAATACGTTCTTAGCAGCACAGAACGCgtga
- the LOC111205909 gene encoding CLAVATA3/ESR (CLE)-related protein 42-like yields the protein MRSPHIIVSLVLFFFFSLILQTHQRTIDQTHRVGSHVNDVAVTSPEGRRRESFWVRRPMTTWRKGKMLNDSEHGVPSGPNPISNR from the coding sequence ATGCGATCTCCTCACATCATCGTTTCacttgttctcttcttcttcttttctctaaTCCTCCAAACCCATCAGAGAACCATTGATCAAACTCACCGGGTTGGCTCGCACGTCAATGATGTGGCGGTGACTTCGCCGGaagggagaagaagagagagcttTTGGGTTCGGCGGCCGATGACCACATGGCGGAAGGGGAAGATGCTCAATGACAGTGAACATGGAGTCCCAAGTGGTCCGAATCCCATCTCCAATAGGTAG